Proteins from a genomic interval of Acidobacteriota bacterium:
- a CDS encoding esterase, with translation MTTKTNITNFVFSVLLTALSFVASYAQPPAQPAGQRGTPPPQFTSPEVQTDRRITYRLFAPQATAVRLSGGDMPGLGQGGKEMTKGENGVWEVTVGPFEAGAYRYNFNVNGVTVIDPRNPAVSESNTNVWSLVVVPGSESFDTKEVPHGAVAAVTYYSTALKRFRRMHVYTPPGYESGKGKYPIFYLLHGAGDCDDSWTSVGRAGFILDNLIAAGKAKPMVVVMPAGHTTRTPNRPATPPAPGTPLPPDEFVQDFVTDIMPYAEKNYRVLTDRANRAIAGLSMGGGQTLSIAVPHLEKFAYIGVYSSGLFNAFARNAPGAAPQQPVAAIPALLPAGEAWLKQNQAKLADANLKKGLKLFWFATGKEDGLMNITKGTVELFKQQGFSPTFQESAGGHTWLNWRNYLVEFTPQLFR, from the coding sequence ATGACCACCAAAACCAACATCACCAACTTTGTTTTCAGCGTGCTTCTCACCGCGCTCTCATTTGTCGCCAGTTACGCGCAACCGCCTGCCCAACCAGCAGGCCAGCGGGGCACCCCGCCGCCGCAATTCACTTCACCTGAAGTGCAGACCGACCGGCGCATCACCTATCGCCTCTTTGCGCCCCAAGCGACTGCCGTGCGCCTGTCTGGCGGCGACATGCCGGGTCTGGGGCAAGGAGGCAAAGAGATGACCAAGGGCGAGAATGGCGTCTGGGAAGTCACCGTCGGGCCGTTTGAAGCAGGCGCGTATCGGTACAACTTCAACGTCAATGGCGTCACGGTGATTGATCCGCGCAATCCCGCCGTCAGCGAATCGAATACGAATGTGTGGAGCCTGGTCGTCGTGCCCGGCTCAGAGTCATTCGACACCAAAGAAGTTCCGCACGGCGCAGTGGCAGCGGTGACGTATTACTCAACCGCGCTCAAACGCTTTCGCCGCATGCACGTTTACACGCCGCCGGGCTATGAGTCTGGCAAAGGCAAGTATCCGATCTTTTACCTGCTGCACGGCGCGGGCGATTGCGATGACTCGTGGACATCGGTGGGCCGCGCCGGCTTCATCCTCGACAACTTGATCGCGGCGGGCAAAGCCAAACCGATGGTCGTGGTGATGCCCGCTGGGCATACGACACGCACGCCCAATCGCCCCGCGACGCCGCCTGCACCCGGCACACCGCTGCCGCCCGATGAATTCGTGCAGGATTTCGTCACCGACATCATGCCGTATGCCGAAAAGAACTACCGCGTGCTGACCGACCGCGCCAACCGCGCGATTGCGGGCCTCTCGATGGGCGGCGGGCAAACGCTCAGCATCGCCGTGCCGCATCTGGAAAAGTTCGCGTACATCGGCGTTTATAGTTCGGGCTTGTTCAACGCCTTCGCGCGCAATGCGCCCGGCGCGGCGCCGCAACAACCCGTTGCGGCGATTCCAGCGTTGTTGCCGGCGGGCGAAGCCTGGCTCAAACAAAACCAGGCCAAACTCGCGGACGCGAATTTGAAAAAAGGTCTGAAGCTGTTCTGGTTCGCCACCGGCAAAGAGGACGGCCTGATGAACATCACCAAAGG